In one Mustela lutreola isolate mMusLut2 chromosome 8, mMusLut2.pri, whole genome shotgun sequence genomic region, the following are encoded:
- the SBF1 gene encoding myotubularin-related protein 5 isoform X4, producing MARLADYFVLVAFGPHPRGSGEGQGQILQRFPEKDWEDNPFPQGIELFCQPSGWQLCPERNPPTFFVAVLTDINSERHYCACLTFWEPAEPTQEAVCTEDVDEAGPAQLSPATPGPPGQLFAPKTLVLVSRLDHAEVFRNSLGLIYTIHVEGLNVGLENVIGNLLTCVIPLAGGSQRTISLGAGDRQVIQTPLADSLPVSRCSVALLFRQLGITNVLSLFCAALTEHKVLFLSRSYQRLSDACRGLLALLFPLRYSFTYVPILPAQLLEVLSTPTPFIIGVNAAFQAETQELLDVIIADLDGGTVTVPECVHVPPLPEPLQSQTHSVLSMVLDPELELADLAFPPPSTNASSLKMQDKELRAVFLRLFAQLLQGYRWCLHMVRIHPEPVIRFHKAAFLGQRGLVEDDFLMKVLEGMAFAGFVSERGVPYRATDLFDELVAHEVARMRADENHPQRVLRHVRELAEQLYKNENPYPAVAMHKVQRPGEASHLRRAPRPFPRLDDGMVQWIVDQATAKMQGAPPAVKAERRTTVPSGPPMTAILERSSGLHGNSARRLEVVRNCISYVFEGKMLEAKKLLPAVLRALKGRAARRCLTQELHLHVQQNRAVLDHQQFDFVVRMMNCCLQDCTSLDEHGIAAALLPLVTAFCRKLSPGVTQFAYSCVQEHVVWSTPQFWEAMFYGDVQTHIRALYLEPAEDRDHVQVGDVSVPEDERSALDVASEQRRLWPTLSREKQQELVQKEESTVFSQAIHYANRMSYLLLPLDSSRSRLLRERAGLGDLESASNSLVTNSMAGSVAESYDTESGFEDAETCDVAGAVVRFINRFVDKVCTESGVTSDHLKGLHVMVPDIVQMHIETLEAVHRESKRLPPIQKPKLLRPRLLPGEECVLDGLRVYLLPDGREEGVGGSGGGPALLPAEGAVFLTTYRVIFTGMPTDPLVGEQVVVRSFPVAALTKEKRISVQTPVDQLLQDGLQLRSCTFQLLKMAFDEEVGSDSAELFRKQLHKLRYPLDIRDTFAFSLGSTHTPGRPPRATKDKGPSLKTLSRNLVKNAKKTIGRQYVTRKKYSPPSWEHRGQPPPEDQEDEISVSEELEPSTLTPSSALKPSDRMTMSSLVERACCRDYQRLGLGTLSSSLSRAKSEPFRISPVNRMYAICRSYPGLLIVPQSVQDNALQRVSRCYRQNRFPVVCWRSGRSKAVLLRSGGLHGKGVVGLFKAQNAPSPGQSQADSSSLEQEKYLQAVVSSMPRFADASGRNTLSGFSSAHVGSHGKWSSVRASGRSGGLGVDVGSRLAGRDMLSPPQANGAPPDPGFLQPQRAALYIIGDKAQLKGVRPDPLQQWELVPIEVFEARQVKASFKKLLKACVPGCPAAEPGPASFLRSLEDSEWLIQIHKLLQVSVLVVELLDSGSSVLVSLEDGWDITTQVVSLVQVLSDPFYRTLEGFRLLVEKEWLSFGHRFSHRGAHTLAGQSSGFTPVFLQFLDCVHQVHLQFPMEFEFSPFYLKFLGYHHASRRFRTFLLDSDYERIELGLLYEEKGERRGQQACRSVWEYVDRLSKRTPVFYNYMYAPEDAEVLRPYSNVSNLKVWDFYTEETLAEGPPYDWELAQGPPEPPEEERPDGGAPQSRRRVVWPCYDSRPRAQPDAISRLLEELQRLETELGRPPERWKDTWDRVKAAQRLEARADGRGTPSSLLVSSVPHHRRSLGVYLQEGPVGSTLSLSLDSDQSSGSTASSSRQAARRSTSTLYSQFQTAESENRSYEGTLYKKGAFMKPWKARWFVLDKTKHQLRYYDHRVDTECKGVIDLAEVEAVAPGTPTMGAPKTVDEKAFFDVKTTRRVYNFCAQDVPSAQQWVDQIQSCLSDA from the exons ATGGCGCGGCTCGCGGACTACTTCGTGCTGGTGGCGTTCGGGCCGCACCCGCGCG GGAGTGGGGAAGGCCAGGGCCAGATCCTGCAGCGCTTCCCAGAGAAGGACTGGGAAGACAACCCGTTCCCCCAGGGCATCGAGCTG TTTTGTCAGCCCAGCGGGTGGCAGCTGTGTCCTGAGAGGAACCCACCCACCTTCTTCGTCGCTGTCCTCACTGACATCAACTCTGAGCGGCACTACTGCGCCTGCTTGACCTTCTGGGAGCCGGCAGAGCCCACACAG GAAGCGGTGTGCACTGAGGACGTGGACGAGGCGGGCCCTGCACAGCTGTCTCCTGCGACACCTGGCCCGCCTGGCCAGCTGTTCGCGCCAAAGACACTGGTGCTGGTGTCTCGACTGGACCACGCGGAGGTGTTCAGG AACAGCCTGGGTCTCATTTACACCATCCACGTGGAGGGCCTGAACGTGGGCCTGGAGAATGTGATCGGGAACCTGCTCACGTGCGTCATCCCCCTGGCGGGGGGCTCCCAG AGAACCATCTCTTTGGGGGCTGGTGACCGGCAGGTCATCCAGACCCCACTCGCCGACTCGTTGCCCGTCAGCCGCTGCAGTGTCGCCCTGCTCTTCCGCCAGCTGG GCATCACCAACGTGCTGTCGCTGTTCTGCGCTGCGCTCACGGAGCACAAGGTGCTCTTCCTGTCCCGAAGCTACCAGCGGCTCTCAGACGCCTGCCGGGGCCTCCTGGCGCTGCTGTTCCCTCTCCGATACAG CTTCACCTACGTGCCCATCCTGCCGGCACAGCTCCTGGAGGTCCTCAGCACCCCCACGCCCTTCATCATCGGTGTCAACGCGGCCTTCCAGGCGGAGACCCAAGAGCTG CTGGACGTGATCATTGCCGATCTCGATGGAGGCACTGTGACGGTCCCCGAGTGTGTGCACGTCCCGCCCCTGCCGGAGCCGCTGCAGAGTCAGACTCACAGTGTGTTGAGCATG GTCCTGGATCCAGAGCTGGAGTTGGCGGATCTTGCCTTCCCACCGCCTTCGACGAACGCTTCCTCCCTGAAGATGCAG GACAAGGAGCTGCGTGCTGTCTTCTTGAGACTCTTCGCTCAGCTGCTGCAGGGCTACCGCTGGTGTCTGCACATGGTCCGCATCCACCCGGAGCCCGTCATCCGCTTTCATAAG GCAGCCTTCCTGGGCCAGCGTGGGCTGGTGGAGGACGACTTCCTGATGAAGGTGCTGGAGGGCATGGCCTTCGCAGGCTTCGTGTCGGAGCGTGGGGTCCCCTACCGTGCCACGGACCTGTTCGACGAG CTGGTGGCCCATGAGGTGGCGCGGATGCGGGCAGATGAGAACCACCCCCAGCGTGTCCTGCGTCACGTCAGAGAACTGGCAGAGCAGCTTTACAAGAAC GAGAACCCATACCCCGCCGTGGCTATGCACAAAGTGCAGAGGCCGGGGGAAGCCAGCCACCTGCGGCGGgcgccccgccccttcccccggCTGGACGACGGCATGGTGCAGTGGATCGTGGACCAGGCGACAGCCAAGATGCAGGGCGCGCCCCCGGCCGTGAAGGCTGAGAGGAGGACCACTGTGCCCTCGGGGCCCCCCATGA CCGCCATCCTGGAGCGGAGCAGCGGGCTCCACGGCAACAGCGCGCGCCGGCTGGAGGTGGTTCGAAACTGCATCTCCTACGTGTTTGAGGGGAAAATGCTTGAGGCCAAGAAG CTGCTCCCAGCTGTGCTGAGGGCCCTGAAGGGGCGCGCGGCCCGCCGTTGCCTCACCCAGGAGCTGCACCTGCACGTACAGCAGAACCGGGCGGTGCTGGACCACCAACAGTTCGATTTCGTCGTCCGCATGATGAACTGCTGCCTGCAG GACTGCACCTCCCTGGACGAGCACGGCATCGCGGCTGCTCTGCTGCCCCTGGTCACGGCCTTCTGCCGG AAGCTGAGCCCAGGAGTGACCCAGTTTGCATACAGCTGCGTGCAAGAGCACGTGGTGTGGAGCACGCCGCAGTTCTGGGAGGCCATGTTCTACGGGGACGTGCAGACCCACATCCGCGCCCTCTACCTGGAGCCTGCTGAGGACCGAGACCACGTGCAG GTGGGGGATGTGTCGGTGCCAGAGGACGAGCGTTCTGCCCTGGACGTGGCATCTGAGCAGCGGCGCCTGTGGCCCACCCTGAGCCGTGAGAAGCAGCAGGAGCTGGTGCAGAAGGAGGAGAGCACAGTGTTCAGCCAGGCCATCCACTACGCCAACCGCATGAGCTACCTGCTCCTGCCCCTGGACAGCAGCCGCAGCCGCCTCCTGCGGGAGCGCGCAGGGCTGGGCGACCTCGAGAGCGCCAGCAACAGCCTGGTCACCAACAG CATGGCGGGCAGCGTGGCAGAGAGCTACGACACAGAGAGCGGCTTTGAGGACGCAGAGACCTGCGATGTGGCTGGGGCCGTGGTCCGCTTCATTAACCGCTTTGTGGATAAGGTCTGCACAGAGAGTGGGGTCACCAGCGACCACCTCAAGGGGCTGCATGTCATGGTGCCAG ACATTGTCCAGATGCACATCGAGACTCTGGAGGCCGTGCACCGGGAGAGCAAGAGGCTGCCCCCCATCCAGAAG CCCAAACTGCTGCGGCCACGCCTGCTGCCCGGCGAGGAATGCGTGCTGGACGGCCTGCGCGTCTACCTGCTGCCAGATGGCcgtgaggagggggtggggggcagcggcGGCGGCCCCGCACTGCTCCCAGCTGAGGGCGCCGTCTTCCTTACCACGTACCGGGTGATCTTCACGGGGATGCCCACCGACCCCCTGG TCGGGGAACAGGTGGTGGTGCGTTCCTTCCCGGTGGCCGCGCTGACCAAGGAGAAGCGCATCAGCGTGCAGACACCTGTGGACCAGCTCCTGCAGGACGGGCTGCAGCTGCGCTCCTGCACGTTCCAG TTGCTGAAGATGGCCTTTGACGAGGAGGTGGGGTCCGACAGCGCTGAGCTCTTCCGCAAGCAGCTGCACAAGCTGCGGTACCCGCTGGACATCAGGGACACCTTCGCCTTCTCCCTGGGCTCCACGCATACGCCCGGCCGGCCACCCCGCGCCACCAAGGACAAGGGCCCTTCCCTCAA GACCCTGTCCCGGAATCTTGTGAAGAACGCCAAGAAAACCATCGGGCGGCAGTACGTCACCCGGAAGAAGTACAGCCCTCCCAGCTGGGAGCACCGGGGCCAGCCTCCTCCTGAGGACCAGGAGGACGAGATCTCAG TGTCGGAGGAGCTGGAGCCCAGCACGCTGACCCCTTCCTCGGCCCTGAAGCCCTCCGATCGCATGACCATGAGCAGCCTGGTGGAGCGGGCATGCTGCCGGGACTACCAGCGCCTGGGGCTGGGTACGCTGAGCAGCAGCCTGAGCCGAGCCAAGTCCGAGCCCTTCCGCATCTCCCCAGTCAACCGCATGTACGCCATCTGTCGCAG CTACCCGGGGCTGCTGATCGTCCCGCAGAGCGTCCAGGACAACGCCCTGCAGCGCGTCTCCCGCTGCTACCGCCAGAACCGCTTCCCCGTGGTGTGCTGGCGCAGTGGGCGCTCCAAGGCCGTGCTGCTGCGCTCCGGCGGCCTGCACGGCAAGGGCGTCGTCGGCCTCTTCAAGGCCCAGAATGCGCCTTCCCCAG GCCAGTCCCAGGCGGACTCAAGCAGCCTAGAGCAGGAGAAGTACCTGCAGGCCGTGGTGAGCTCCATGCCCCGCTTCGCGGACGCATCCGGGCGGAACACGCTCAGCGGCTTCTCCTCCGCCCACGTGGGCAGCCACG GGAAATGGAGCAGTGTCCGGGCCAGTGGGCGCAGCGGTGGGCTTGGCGTTGATGTGGGCTCCCGGCTGGCAGGCAGAGACATGCTGAGCCCGCCCCAGGCTAACGGGGCCCCCCCTGACCCAGGCTTCTTGCAGCCCCAGCGCGCAGCCCTCTACATCATTGGGGACAAAGCTCAGCTCAAG GGTGTGCGGCCAGACCCCCTGCAGCAGTGGGAGCTGGTGCCCATCGAGGTGTTCGAGGCACGGCAGGTGAAGGCCAGCTTCAAAAAGCTGCTGAAGGCGTGTGTCCCAGGCTGCCCTGCCGCTGAGCCCggccctgcctccttcctgcgCTCGCTGGAGGACTCAGAGTGGCTGATCCAG ATCCACAAGCTGCTACAGGTGTCGGTGCTGGTGGTGGAGCTGCTGGACTCGGGCTCATCCGTCCTGGTGAGCCTGGAGGACGGCTGGGACATCACCACCCAG GTGGTGTCTCTGGTGCAGGTGCTGTCCGACCCTTTCTACCGCACGCTGGAGGGCTTCCGGCTGCTGGTGGAGAAGGAGTGGCTGTCCTTTGGCCATCGCTTCAGCCACCGCGGGGCCCACACACTGGCTGGGCAGAGCAGCGGCTTCACGCCCGTCTTCCTGCAGTTCCTGGACTGTGTGCACCAG GTCCACCTGCAGTTCCCCATGGAGTTCGAGTTCAGCCCCTTCTACCTCAAGTTCCTTGGCTACCACCACGCGTCCCGCCGCTTCCGGACCTTTCTGCTCGACTCGGACTATGAGCGCATTGAGCTGG GGCTCCTGTACGAGGAGAAGGGGGAGCGCCGGGGCCAGCAGGCGTGCCGGTCCGTGTGGGAGTACGTGGACCGACTGAGCAAGAGGACGCCCGTGTTCTACAACTACATGTACGCGCCCGAGGATGCGGAG GTCCTGCGGCCCTACAGCAACGTGTCCAACCTGAAGGTGTGGGACTTTTACACCGAGGAGACGCTGGCCGAGGGTCCTCCCTATGACTGGGAGCTGGCCCAGGGGCCCCCCGAGCCCCCAGAGGAAGAGCGGCCTGATGGGGGTGCGCCCCAGAGCAGGCGCCGAGTGGTATGGCCGTGCTATGACAGCCGCCCCCGAGCCCAGCCAGACGCCATCTCACGCCTGCTGGAG GAGCTACAGCGGTTGGAGACAGAGCTGGGGCGACCCCCGGAGCGTTGGAAGGACACCTGGGATCGGGTGAAGGCAGCACAGCGCCTGGAGGCCCGGGCAGATGGACGT GgcacccccagctccctgctggtGTCCAGCGTGCCCCACCACCGCCGCTCGCTAGGCGTGTACCTGCAGGAGGGGCCTgtgggctccactctgagcctcagcctGGACAGCGACCAGAGCAGTGGCTCAACCGCGTCCAGTTCCCGGCAGGCAGCGCGCCGCAGCACCAGCACCTTGTACAGCCAGTTCCAGACGGCCGAGAGTGAGAACAG GTCGTACGAGGGCACCCTGTACAAGAAGGGAGCCTTCATGAAGCCCTGGAAGGCCCGCTGGTTCGTGCTGGACAAGACCAAGCACCAG CTGCGCTACTACGACCACCGTGTGGATACGGAATGTAAGGGCGTCATCGACCTGGCCGAAGTGGAGGCCGTGGCCCCTGGCACTCCCACCATGGGTGCCCCCAAGACCGTGGATGAAAAGGCCTTCTTTGAC GTGAAGACGACGCGTCGCGTTTACAACTTCTGTGCCCAGGACGTGCCCTCAGCCCAGCAGTGGGTGGACCAGATCCAGAGCTGCCTGTCGGACGCCTGA